A genomic window from Anthocerotibacter panamensis C109 includes:
- a CDS encoding CIA30 family protein, with the protein MSINWWDGGRFIRTLAYFGKLPVWADLDWLRQWLSIPGGAGGLMPKRGGILVVGADTDLGQQVVKKLADHPLRALVRDRDQAVEGVEAVVADLQCPETLDAGLFAGIEAVVYCFAESGVALGLHNLIQATARHFAASPPRGTEATLFDVHHLDLQETWGAVDDVVMGGVSESKLLVVEGGALFTGRVSTANSGGFASVRTRDFNPRLDLSRFSGIALRVKGDGQRYKFLLRTDERWDSVAYSASFDTVPKTWISVQIPFTRLIPVFRAKTLPDAPPVDTAHISALQLMLSKFEYDGALNPSFRPGPFHLEVASITAYGANPLPRLILVQAEGRDIPDLACGDLPYTVLHSSQEIETRR; encoded by the coding sequence ATGAGCATTAACTGGTGGGACGGGGGACGGTTTATCCGCACCCTAGCCTATTTTGGGAAGCTACCAGTATGGGCAGACTTGGATTGGTTGCGGCAGTGGCTGAGTATTCCGGGCGGGGCGGGCGGGCTGATGCCCAAGCGCGGGGGGATTTTGGTGGTTGGGGCCGACACGGACCTCGGGCAGCAGGTAGTCAAAAAATTGGCGGACCACCCGCTACGGGCACTTGTTCGGGACCGGGACCAAGCGGTGGAGGGTGTCGAAGCGGTCGTTGCGGATCTTCAGTGCCCGGAAACGCTGGATGCAGGGCTTTTTGCCGGGATCGAAGCGGTTGTTTACTGTTTTGCGGAGTCTGGAGTAGCCCTTGGCTTGCACAATCTGATTCAGGCTACGGCGCGGCATTTTGCTGCTAGTCCGCCCCGAGGCACAGAAGCTACCCTTTTTGACGTTCACCATCTCGATCTTCAGGAGACTTGGGGCGCTGTCGATGATGTAGTGATGGGCGGCGTGAGTGAGAGCAAACTACTCGTGGTGGAGGGGGGTGCACTTTTTACCGGGCGGGTCTCGACGGCGAATTCCGGCGGCTTCGCGTCCGTGCGCACCCGAGACTTCAATCCCCGACTTGACCTCAGCCGCTTTAGTGGAATTGCGCTACGGGTGAAAGGCGACGGTCAACGCTATAAATTTTTGTTGCGCACGGATGAGCGTTGGGACAGTGTTGCTTACAGCGCTTCTTTTGACACGGTTCCCAAGACTTGGATCTCCGTACAGATTCCCTTTACCCGCCTGATCCCTGTTTTTCGTGCCAAAACCCTGCCCGATGCCCCGCCCGTTGACACTGCACACATCAGTGCTTTGCAGTTGATGCTCAGCAAATTTGAGTACGACGGGGCCTTAAATCCAAGTTTCCGTCCCGGTCCTTTCCACTTGGAGGTAGCCTCCATTACCGCCTATGGCGCAAACCCTCTGCCCCGGCTGATCCTGGTCCAAGCTGAGGGCAGGGATATCCCGGACTTGGCTTGCGGGGATCTGCCCTATACTGTGCTACACAGCAGCCAAGAGATAGAAACGCGCCGCTAA
- a CDS encoding SDR family oxidoreductase, with product MSNHWTLTGKKALVTGASKGIGLAVAEELLALGAEVLAVARSLAPLDQHLAVWQSQGKKAQSLQADVATSLGRQRIVDFVAETGLDILVNNVGTNLRKPTLDYTAAEYASLVETNQTSVFELCRLCHPFLQQGRDASIVNISSVAGLVGVRTGAPYAMTKAAMVQLTRYLAVEWAKDGIRVNAVAPWYIRTPLAEQVLQNPDFLASVLARTPLGRVGEPEEVAGVVAFLCMPAASFVTGQCVAADGGFLALGF from the coding sequence ATGTCTAACCATTGGACGCTGACCGGAAAAAAGGCTCTGGTGACCGGAGCTTCTAAAGGCATTGGTCTCGCTGTAGCCGAGGAATTACTGGCTCTAGGTGCTGAAGTCCTAGCTGTGGCCCGCAGTCTTGCGCCCCTTGACCAACACCTAGCTGTCTGGCAAAGCCAAGGGAAAAAAGCCCAGAGCCTCCAGGCTGATGTGGCAACATCCCTAGGTCGTCAGAGGATCGTGGACTTTGTGGCAGAGACCGGGCTCGACATCTTGGTCAACAACGTGGGCACCAACCTCCGTAAACCCACTCTGGACTACACCGCAGCAGAATACGCGTCGCTTGTGGAGACGAACCAGACTTCAGTGTTCGAGCTGTGCCGCCTCTGCCATCCTTTTTTGCAACAAGGGCGTGATGCCAGCATTGTCAATATCAGTTCTGTCGCCGGTCTGGTGGGTGTGCGTACCGGAGCGCCCTACGCGATGACCAAAGCGGCTATGGTCCAATTGACGCGCTATCTGGCTGTAGAGTGGGCCAAAGATGGCATTCGCGTCAATGCTGTCGCCCCTTGGTATATCCGCACCCCGCTGGCTGAACAGGTATTGCAAAATCCCGATTTTCTCGCCTCTGTGCTGGCGCGCACACCTTTGGGGCGGGTGGGTGAACCGGAGGAAGTAGCTGGGGTAGTGGCCTTTTTGTGTATGCCTGCGGCTTCGTTCGTGACAGGGCAGTGTGTGGCGGCGGATGGCGGCTTTCTGGCTTTGGGGTTTTAG
- a CDS encoding chloride channel protein yields the protein MWDFSVLKRWRLFLPPKQLAIVQACLIGLVSGLAAVLLSRGVGWLGTWRVQASYLGFPWLVLPGLGLLGGLMAGWLVERWAPEAAGSGIPQVKAGLAGVPIPLGLRVASLKLVSGMLALGAGLPLGREGPTVQVGAALAAQLSRWVPTAPDYRRQLIAAGAGAGLAAAFNTPVAAVLFVVEELLKDVSGLTLGPAILAAFIGAVLSRVLGGQSLDLSLIALVNHTGFGVMEIPFYLLLGVLAGILGAVFNRGILASLDVNQRVLKLGLTLRVGLAGLVCGLVISMLPDVFRNSSGLREILVGLGANWHLALLALAVQFGLTMVAYGAGAPGGLFAPTLLMGSSLGYLVGSLEQHWLGATPPTAYALVGMGAVFCAVARVPITAIVITFELTNDFNLILPLMIACAVSYLVAEQLYKGSLYDILLEFQGIQLPSTPTASQQLGSLTAGEVMQSKVETLDRHLSLKEVRQAFSRSHHRGFPVMEDGLLVGIVAQSDLDRLAESSEGATLADIMTPQPLTVRPTDSLTEVLYLLNRYSLSRLPVTEGRRLVGIITRSDILRAEVDLIGEGSNLGPRPEPSYVVYQTRAPATGQGRLLVPLVNPRTAPYLLRWAGALARARNYELEALHVILVPRTCSPAETAVDPSADALLQQASRFGRQEGLSVHTQVRVAHDVAQAVLEAIKERRIDLVLMGWKGTTKTPGRVFSQIVDTLIRQAPCEVILVNLKGTDLPQRWLVPMGGGPNAQQAVQLLPALLKGSKSDSVTLCQVLTPETEPFTGQVLAENARFLEAQLGHPVTTLSLCARSVPQAVVQIAREGDFEAIVLGASRERLLQKLVYGNIPEEIARLSDCTLVLVSTP from the coding sequence ATGTGGGACTTCTCGGTTCTCAAGCGCTGGCGTCTGTTTTTGCCACCCAAACAACTAGCTATTGTCCAGGCTTGCTTGATTGGGTTGGTCTCGGGGCTAGCGGCGGTTTTGTTGAGTCGAGGGGTCGGCTGGTTGGGAACTTGGCGGGTCCAAGCTTCTTACCTAGGGTTCCCCTGGTTGGTCTTGCCGGGGCTAGGGCTACTGGGCGGGCTCATGGCCGGTTGGCTGGTCGAGCGCTGGGCTCCTGAGGCGGCAGGCAGCGGCATCCCTCAGGTCAAGGCAGGGCTGGCGGGCGTGCCGATTCCTTTAGGGTTGCGCGTCGCGTCGCTTAAGCTGGTGAGCGGGATGCTGGCGCTGGGGGCGGGGTTGCCCTTGGGTCGAGAGGGGCCGACGGTCCAGGTAGGGGCGGCACTGGCGGCGCAGTTGAGTCGTTGGGTGCCCACAGCCCCGGACTATCGCCGCCAACTGATAGCTGCGGGGGCAGGAGCGGGTTTGGCGGCAGCTTTTAATACGCCCGTCGCAGCGGTGCTCTTTGTGGTCGAGGAACTGCTCAAAGATGTCTCTGGCTTGACCTTGGGACCGGCCATTTTAGCGGCTTTTATCGGCGCGGTTCTCTCACGGGTCTTAGGGGGGCAGAGCCTGGATCTCAGCCTGATTGCCCTGGTCAACCACACGGGCTTTGGGGTGATGGAGATCCCTTTTTATCTGTTGCTGGGGGTGCTAGCGGGTATCCTGGGCGCGGTCTTTAACCGGGGGATACTCGCTAGTCTCGATGTGAACCAACGGGTGCTCAAACTGGGGCTGACCCTCCGGGTGGGGTTGGCGGGACTGGTCTGCGGGTTGGTCATCTCGATGCTCCCGGATGTCTTTCGCAACAGTAGCGGGCTCAGGGAAATCCTGGTCGGGCTGGGGGCGAACTGGCATCTAGCGCTTCTGGCTCTGGCGGTCCAATTCGGTCTGACCATGGTGGCCTATGGCGCCGGGGCTCCGGGGGGGCTGTTTGCGCCGACGCTCTTGATGGGCTCTAGCCTGGGGTATCTGGTCGGGAGCCTGGAGCAACATTGGCTGGGGGCGACCCCGCCTACGGCCTACGCTTTGGTCGGAATGGGGGCGGTTTTTTGTGCGGTGGCTCGCGTGCCCATCACCGCCATCGTCATCACTTTTGAGCTGACCAACGACTTCAATCTCATCTTGCCCCTGATGATCGCCTGTGCGGTCTCCTATCTGGTGGCAGAACAGCTTTACAAGGGCTCCCTCTACGACATCCTGCTGGAGTTTCAGGGCATCCAACTTCCGTCTACCCCCACAGCCTCCCAACAACTCGGGTCCCTGACGGCGGGGGAGGTGATGCAGTCCAAAGTCGAGACCCTCGATCGGCATCTGAGCTTGAAGGAGGTGCGTCAAGCCTTTTCGCGCTCCCACCACCGAGGCTTCCCTGTGATGGAAGATGGACTGCTAGTAGGGATTGTCGCTCAGTCAGACCTGGACCGTCTTGCGGAAAGCTCCGAGGGGGCAACACTGGCGGACATCATGACCCCGCAACCGCTGACTGTGCGCCCCACCGATAGCCTCACAGAAGTCCTCTACCTGCTCAACCGCTATAGCCTCAGCCGTCTACCGGTGACCGAGGGCCGGCGGCTGGTGGGCATCATCACCCGCAGCGACATTTTGCGCGCGGAGGTGGACCTCATCGGCGAGGGGAGCAACCTAGGACCGCGCCCCGAGCCCTCCTATGTCGTCTATCAAACCCGCGCTCCGGCTACAGGGCAGGGCCGTCTACTGGTCCCTCTGGTCAACCCGCGCACTGCGCCATACCTACTGCGCTGGGCAGGGGCCTTGGCGCGCGCGCGCAACTACGAGCTAGAAGCCCTACATGTCATCCTGGTCCCCCGCACCTGCTCCCCTGCCGAAACCGCCGTGGACCCGAGCGCGGATGCACTCCTCCAACAAGCTAGCCGCTTTGGACGGCAAGAGGGCCTCTCGGTCCACACTCAAGTACGCGTAGCACATGACGTTGCTCAGGCAGTTTTGGAGGCCATCAAAGAGCGTCGGATTGACCTGGTCCTCATGGGCTGGAAGGGCACTACCAAGACGCCGGGACGGGTTTTTAGCCAGATCGTGGATACCCTGATTCGCCAAGCTCCCTGCGAGGTGATCCTGGTCAACCTCAAGGGCACAGACCTTCCCCAGCGTTGGTTAGTGCCGATGGGGGGCGGACCTAACGCCCAGCAAGCGGTGCAGCTACTGCCTGCGCTACTCAAAGGGAGCAAGTCCGATTCAGTCACCCTCTGCCAAGTGTTGACCCCCGAGACAGAGCCCTTCACCGGACAGGTTTTGGCCGAAAACGCCCGCTTTCTCGAAGCACAACTGGGCCATCCGGTCACCACCCTGAGCCTCTGTGCCCGCTCGGTGCCGCAGGCGGTAGTGCAAATTGCCCGCGAAGGAGATTTCGAGGCCATTGTCCTGGGCGCAAGCCGCGAACGCCTCCTCCAAAAGCTGGTCTATGGCAATATCCCCGAGGAAATCGCCCGCCTCAGCGACTGTACCCTAGTCCTGGTGAGCACGCCTTAA